The genome window GCCGACGCCCCTTGCAAAGACACGCGATCCCGACATGACGTATGTCATTGCCGCAGCGGACGCGATCGCGAGGAATTGCCATCCGGGTCTGTTGATCGTTCTTGAGAGCACGACTTACCCGGGCACGACACGCGAGCTGATGCAACCAAGGCTCGAGGCGGCGGGACTCACCGTTGGGGAGGATGTCTTCCTGGCCTTCAGTCCCGAACGCGTCGATCCGGGGAATCCGATCTGGAATACAAAGAACACTCCGAAGGTAGTCGGCGGCATTACGCCGGCATGCACCGAGCTGGCCAGTGCGCTCTATGCTTCGTGTCTCGAATCCATCGTTCCGGTTTCAAGCACCGAAACCGCCGAGCTGGTCAAACTGCTCGAGAACACGTTCCGGTCGGTGAATATCGGACTCGTCAATGAAATGCAGATCGTCTGTGACAAGCTGGGCGTCAACGTCTGGGAAGTTATCGATGCCGCTGCGACGAAACCGTTTGGTTTCATGAAGTTCACTCCCGGTCCGGGGATAGGCGGTCACTGCATCCCGCTTGACCCGCACTATCTTGCGTGGAAGATGAGGACGCTCAACTACAAGACCCGATTCATCGATCTGGCGAGCGAAATCAACAGCGAGATGCCGGCACTGGTGGTGGAAAGGGTTGCCCATTCATTAAACCAGCGGCGGAAGCCAGTGAACGGCAGCAGGATATTGGTGCTTGGAGTGGCGTACAAGAAGAACATCGATGACATGCGCGAAAGTCCTGCACTCGATGTTATCCGGCTGCTCGAAGAGCAGGGAGCAACGGTTGTCTATCACGATCCGCATGTTCAATCCTTTCGTGAAGATGGACATGAGCGTGTGAGTGTTGAACTCACCGATTCGGCGCTTTCCGATGCCGATATCGTCGTCATCATTACGGACCACTCCGCCGTGAATTATCAGCGTGTCGTAAACATCTCAAAAGCACTGGTGGACACCCGGAATGCGACCGCAGGCTTGAAGCGGGCGCAAGGCGGTAATCCCAGCACTCCCGCCATAGCCGATCTGGCAATTGCATAACCACAATCGCAAGTCATGAATATTTCTGTAATCGGTACTGGATACGTTGGTCTCGTAGTCGGGGCCTGCCTCGCCGAGACGGGGAACGACGTCATATGCGCTGATGTGATGGCGTCGAAGATCGACAACCTGAAGATGAACATCCTGCCCATTTACGAGCCCGGCCTCGAGGATCTTGTGGCGCGGAACCAGCAGGACGGACGGCTGACCTTCACCACCGACATTGCGGCAGCGGTTGCATCAGCGAGCGTACTGTTCATTGCGGTCGGTACGCCGCCGGACGAGGACGGATCCGCCGACCTTCAGCATGTGCTGGCCGTGGCGCGTCTGATTGGCAGGCATATGACGCGCGAGCTTGTAGTTGTCACCAAATCGACGGTGCCTGTCGGCACCGCAGGAAAGGTGGCGGCCGAGATTGTCAGGGAAGCGAAGTTTGCGTTCCACATGTGCAGCAACCCCGAGTTCCTCAAGGAAGGCGCGGCGGTTGACGATTTCATGAAGCCGGACCGAGTTGTTCTGGGTGTCGACAGCGACAAGGCACGTGACGTCATGGGTGAGATTTATGCGCCATTCGTTCGCACCGGCAAGCCGGTCATTTTCATGGATATCGCGTCCGCTGAGATGACCAAGTATGCCGCGAACGGCATGCTTGCAACGCGAATCTCGTTCATGAACGAAGTTGCCAACCTGTGCGAGATGGTGGGCGCGAACGTCGATATGGTGCGACGGGGCATCGGTAGCGATTCGCGGATCGGTTCCTCCTTTCTCTTTCCCGGCCCCGGTTACGGCGGATCGTGCTTCCCAAAGGATGTGAAAGCACTTATCCGCACGGCTGGCGAGATAGACCTGAACCTGCTCGTCCTGGCGGCCGTGGAAAAAGTGAACGAGCGGCAAAAGCTGCTGCTCGCCGAGAAGTTGCGCGGCGCGCTGGATGGAGAACTCGAAGGGAGCCATATCGCGGTGTGGGGACTCGCCTTCAAGCCGCAGACTGACGACATGCGGGACGCGCCGTCGCTCACGCTCATCGAAGAGCTTCTCCGGGCCGGTGCGACTGTCTGCGCTCATGACCCTGCAGCGATGAACGAAGCACGGCACAAGCTCGGTGACACGATCGCTCTTGCAGAGACGAACTATGAAGCGCTCGAGGGAGCTGACGCCCTTGTCGTGGTGACGGACTGGAACGAATATCGCCACCCGGACTTCGAGCGCGTCAAGGCTGCTCTCAGCCAGCCAATCATTGTGGACGGCCGGAATCTCTACGATCCGGAAAAGATGCGCGAGCTCGGTTTCGGGTACTATTCAATCGGACGGACCTCGGTCGAACACACGCCAGCCGAGCGGGTAAGAGAGATCGCATGAACCTTCGCCGCCATCTCCTCGTTGCGATACTCATCCTTGGCGCCTGCAAGCCCGCGTTCAACGCCGGCCGCTTCGGTTCGACTGACGATCTTTACCGGGCCGCGCTGGTGGAATACAACGCGCGGCGGTGGGAGAATGCGGTGACGGCCTTCGAGCGTCTCACCACCGAGCTCCCGCCGCGTGATCCACGTCTTCCGGCAGCGTTGTTCTATCTCGGCACATCTCAGCAGAAGCGAGGTGACCACCTTCTTGCTGCAAAGACCTATAGCCGCGTTTTCGAGATTGCACCGACGGATACGCTGGCGGACGATGCTCTCCTTGCTTCGGGGCTCGCGTATCAGCGGCTGTGGCGCAAACCCGTGCTGGACGCGGAGTACGGAGACTTTGCGCTGACCCAGTATCAGCAGCTGAGAGGCTCATTCCCCAATTCCGTCCTCCTGCCGCAGGCTACGGAACAGATCGCGAAGGTGGATGAATGGTATGCCGCCAAGGACTATGAGACCGGTTATCACTATTTGCGGCGAAAGGCGTACGATTCCGCGATTATCTATTTCAAGGATGTGATCCGGCTGCGCCCTTCCGCGCCGTCAGCGAAAAACGCGTACCTTCGACTGCACGAGGCCTATTCCGCCATCAACTACAAAGACGATGCACGTGACCTTTGTGATGCGATGCGCAAGGCATACCCTGCGGACAGGGAAGTGAGAGCGGCATGTGGCGCCGTGCCCGCCGTCGTGACGGCACCACCTCAGTAGTCAATTGCGCCTCGGCGTACTCGGGGGCACGTTCGATCCGCCGCACGCCGGACACCTGCTGGCAGCGGTCGATTCTTTCGAAGCACTGAAGCTCGAGAGGCTTTTGATTGTCCCGGCAGCAACACAACCGCTCAAGGCTGGCTTGGCTGCCGGAGCGTCGCCTGCGCAACGGCTGGCAATGACGAGACTCGCCTTCGGTGGTGACACGAGATTCGAAGTGCTCTCCATGGAAATCGATCGGGGCGGGTTATCTTACACGGCCGATACTCTGGAGTCCGTCTCAGCCGCAAATCCGGACAGTGAGCTTGTTCTTGTTGCTGGAACCGACGCGCTCGCAACGTTTGACCTGTGGGATAGACCTGAGCGGATTCTTGAGTTGGCCAGAATCGCGGGAGTGCAGCGGGATGTAGCTGGAGGAGCTGCAATTTCAGGGCACCTTTTGCGGGCGCGGGGCGGAGTCCTCTCCGTTACGGCCCGACGTGTGGATGTGTCATCTTCCGAGATCCGCCGCCGGCTCCAGAAGGGTCAGTCGGCAAAGGGATTCGTCGCTGAATCGGTAGAGCGCTACATCGCCGCCGTGAAACTATACAGGTCAGAGCGCGGTATCGCACCACGTTGCGCGGTACTGAGCGGGGACTGAGGAAAGGGAAATGTTAAAGGGAATGCTGGCGGGTGTGTTTGGCACGAGGCACGAGCGCGAGCGCAAGCGCGTGCAGCCAATCGTGGATGAGATCAACGCCCATTATGAGCGTCTCCACGGCGTGTCTGAAGACGAACTAAAGGCACAGACGGACAAGTTTCGTGCGCGCTTCAGCGAGGCGACAGGCGAGCTGGATGCGCGCATTGCAGAGCTGAAGGAAGAGAAACGGAGCACGGCCGACGCCGCCGGGCGGGAGCGAGTGGATGTGGAGCTTGGCGGTACCGACGGACGCGGAGGGGCCGAGGGTGAGCTGAGGGAGGCAACAGCCGAAGTACTTGACGAAATTCTTCCCGAGGCATTTGCCACCGTCCGCGAGGCGTGTCGCCGGCTTGTCGACTCGACGGTTCGCGTCACCGGGCAGGACCAGCAGTGGAACATGATCCCGTATGACGTGCAGCTCATGGGAGGAGTTCAGCTGCATATGGGGCGCATCGCAGAAATGGCGACCGGTGAAGGCAAGACGCTGGTTGCAACCCTGCCGCTCTACCTGAATGCGCTGCCTGGCAAAGGATCACATCTCATCACCGTGAACTCGTATCTCGCCCGCCGTGATTCCGAGTGGATGGGGCATGTGTACCGGTACCTCGGTCTCACCGTCGGGTGCATTGACGACACGGAGCCGGGAACGCCGGAACGCCGCGCGGCTTACGAGTGCGACATCACCTACGGCACGAACAACGAGTTCGGGTTCGACTACCTCCGCGACAACATGGTGGTGTCGAACGAGCAACGCGTTCAGCGGGGACACGTGTACGCGATTGTCGACGAGGTCGACTCGGTGCTCATCGACGAAGCCCGGACTCCGCTCATCATATCCGGGCCGGTAGGTAACGAATCCGATGCCGAATACGCGCTGCATAACGCGGCGGTGTCCCGGCTCGTAAAGCGACAGAGTGATCTTGCAAACGTGCTGGTGGCCGATGGGCAGCGCGCTTTCGAGAGCGGCGATACGGCGACGGCGGCGCTGAAGTTGTACCAGTCCCAGCTTGGTGCGCCAAAGAACAAACGGCTTCTGAAGATGCTGCAGGAAACGGGTGTCAAGCAGCTCGTTCAGAAGATGGAGCTGGACCACCTTGCCGATCGCAAGCTACCGCCGGCAAAGCAGCAGTTCCGCGAAACGGAGGATGAGCTGCTGTACGTGCTCGATGAAAAGGGCCACACCGTTCACCTAACGGATCGCGGCGTCGACTTCATGTCGCCAAGCGACCACGATGCGTTCGTTATGCCGGACATCTCGCAGGAAGTGCACCGCATCGACCGCGATGATGCGATGACCCCGGAGGAAAAGCTCGCCGCCCGCAACGAGATCAACCGGGAGTACGCGCTGAAGAGTGAGACTCTCAACATCGTGCATCAGCTGTTGCGGGCTCACGCACTGTACGAAATCGACGTGAACTATGTCGTTCAGGAAGGGCAGGTTCTCATCGTCGATGAGTTCACGGGGCGCACGATGCCCGGCCGGCGATGGTCCGAGGGGTTGCACCAGGCCGTCGAGGCAAAGGAAGGCGTACAGGTCAAAGGCGAGACGCAGACCCTCGCAACCATCACTATTCAGAATTACTTCCGGTTGTTCTCGAAGCTTGGCGGCATGACCGGTACTGCTGAAACCGAAGAGACCGAGTTCCACGAAATTTATGGTCTCGGTGTTTCGGTAGTTCCAACGAACCGCGACGTGATTCGCGACGACCGGCAGGATCTTGTCTACAAGACCCGCCGCGAGAAGTACAATGCGATGCTCGAGGAAACCGAGCGGCTCCACAAACTTGGGTATCCGGTGCTTGTCGGAACCGTGAGCGTGGATGTGTCGGAGACGCTGTCGCGGATGTTCAAGCGTGCAGGCATTCCGCACAATGTTCTCAACGCCAAGTATCACCAGCGGGAAGCTGAGATCGTCGCCGGAGCTGGACAACCGGGCGCTGTGACGATCGCGACGAACATGGCCGGCCGCGGAACCGATATCAAACTTGGTGCGGGTGTGACGGTTTCGAAGCCGTCAGTTGTCAAAGACGCCGAAAATCAGCCGGTCGAAACGAATGAGTGTGGCGGTCTCCACATCATCGGATCCGAGCGGCATGAATCGCGGCGAATTGACCGGCAGCTGAGGGGCCGCGCCGGACGGCAGGGCGATCCCGGCTCGTCGCAGTTCTTCCTTTCGCTCGAAGACGATCTGATGCGGCTGTTCGGCAGCGACCGCATTGCCAAGCTGATGGACCGGATGGGCGCGGAGGAGGGCGAGATGCTGACGCACTCACTCATCACGCGTTCGATCGAGCAGGCGCAGAAGCGCGTCGAGCTGCAGAACTTTCAGTCACGCAAAAGACTGCTCGACTATGACGATGTAATGAACCAGCAGCGCGAGGTAATTTATTCACTGCGATCATTTGCGCTCGACGGTGGCGAGGAGTTGAAGGGCGAAGCCGAGAAGATGATCGAGAAGGGAGTAACCCGTCGGATCGAGAATTCGCTGGCGGCGTTCGACAGCGCAGAGGAATGGGACTACGGATTGGTTCGGCAGGATCTGCTCATGCACTATCTGCTCAGCGTCCCGTCGTTTGAGGAAGATGTGGACCATCCGGGCTCGCTGGCAGAAGCGCAGCGGGATGCAGTCGAGGCGGCAAAGCGTGCCTTCGATGACAAGCTCACAGGCCTGGGAGAATTTTCGGGTCAGCTGCTGGCCCTGGTGATGCTCAATGTGCTCGACGAAAAATGGAAGGATCACCTCTACGATCTCGATCAGCTTCGAAATGCGATCCACTACCGGTCGTGGGGTCAGAAGGATCCGCTCATCGAGTACAAGCACGAAGCGTACACGATGTTCGTGGATTTGATGAACGACATCTTCCACACGTTTACCGAGCGGTTTCTGCGGGCGCAGATCAGCTTTGAGCCACCGTCGTTCGACGACGGAATTGACTCTGGTCCCAGCAACGGCTCGCCAACCGGCGGACCGCCCCGTGGCCCGACAAAGCGTTACAACGCTATGGGTGTGCTGGTAGATATTGAGCCGGAAGAACCGAATGGAAATGGTGAGGATTCAGTCGTTGACATAGGGCCTTCGGAGCCGCCCAACAGGAAGCCTGCGGTTCGACCGGAGCCCGTCGTCACGGGGGCTGGCCGCGTGCGATCGCTCGACCCCACGCAGAACTCCGCGCCGCAGGGGGATTGGAGCACAGTCGGTCGAAATGATCCCTGCCCCTGTGGGTCAGGAAAGAAGTTCAAGAAATGCCACGGGACGCTCGCCTAGCCGGCTGACGCGCGGGGCGTACGACGGCGCGCGATCGTGCAGTAACCCCCGCTGAAGCAGATTTGCGCCAAGGCGTGCATGTGGTTGCCGATGCGAGGCACAGGTGGGGCGCCTCGGGCCGGGAAGGACTAGCCATACACATTCCTCCAATGGAGTGCGTATCGATGGCATCGAGCATCCGCGAACTACCGAGCAGTGAACGACCGCGGGAAAGACTGAAGTCGCATGGCGCGCGGGCGCTGAGCTCCGCGGAACTGCTGGCGATCCTGCTGGGTACGGGATCCGAAGGACATTCCGCTACAGGCATCGGTCATCAGATTCTCACCAGCTCCCGCGGTTCGCTTCGGCGGCTTTCCTCGCAGCCGGTGGCATCGCTCACGGCACTTGCCGGTATCGGCAATGCGCGCGCGGTCGCAATTCACGCTGCGCTCGAGCTGGGGCGTCGCATGGCGGCCGAGGAACGCGAGGAAGGAATTCCCGTGCGCGGGCCTCGCGACGTGCACGAAATATTCGGACAGAAACTGCAGGATCTTCCGGTGGAGGAGTTCCACGTTGCGATTCTAGATTCGCAGCATCGGCTCGAACGGGACATTACGGTAACTCGCGGGTTGCTCAACTCGTCTCTCGTGCATCCACGCGAAGTATTCCGCGAAGCGATCGCGGAGAACGCCGCAGCGATCATCCTCGTGCACAACCATCCGAGCGGCGACCCTACGCCATCTGCCGACGACAGGATTACAACCGATCAGCTGGTGCAGGCCGGGCGCGTTCTCGACATTCCCGTGCAGGATCACATTATAATTGGAAGAGGACGATATCTGAGCTTCGCGGAGGCCGGCCTGTTGTGACAGCGATCGAACCGCACACGGTGATTCCTGGATGGACCAGCAACGGCGGGTCGATCCCTGATCGGCTCGATCAGGAGCTGCTCGTGCGTGCGTACCGATTCAGCGAGCGGGCGCATATCGGCCAGAAGCGATTGTCCGGCGAGAACTATGTGTCGCACTGCGTGCAGGTGGCGAAGATTCTTGCGGATCTCCACCTGGATAGTGTGACCGTCGCCAGCGGGCTCATTCACGATGTGGTCGAAGACACGAGCGTAACTGTTCGTGAGGTCGAAGCTGAATTCGGCGCCGAGATTGCACAGATCGTCGATGGTCTGACCAAGATCGGACATCTGCCGCTGAATTCGTCGCAGGAAAGACAGGTCGAGAACTACCGCAAGCTGCTGCTGTCCATCGCCAAGGATGCGCGGGTCATCCTGATCAAGCTCGCTGACCGTCTGCACAACATGCGGACGCTCGAGTTTCTCCCCGCGGAAAAGCGTCGGCGCATCGCTCAGGAAACGCGCGACCTCTATGCGCCGCTGGCTCACCGCTTCGGTATGGCGAGAATGCGCTGGGAGCTGGAGGACCTTGCTTTCAAGCACCTGGAACAGCCGGAATACAAGTCGCTTGCGAAGCTCGTCACGCAGCGCCGCGGCGAGCGGGAGGAAACGATCTCGCAGGTCACCGAGCCGCTGCTGGCGCTTCTGAGCAGCGGCGGGATTGCGAACGTCGAGGTGACAGGCCGCCCCAAACATCTCTGGTCGATCTACAAGAAGATGACCAAATGGGATAAGCCGTACGAGGAGATATACGACCTCATGGCCATCCGGGTGCTTGTCGACACGGTCCCGGATTGTTACCACGCGCTCGGCGTCATCCACGAGCGATACACTCCTCTGCAAGAGCGGATCAAGGACTACGTCGGGCAGCCGAAATCAAACGGATACCAGTCGCTGCATACGACGATCTTCGGGCCGGGCAAGCAGCTGTTCGAGATTCAGATTCGCACACGGGAGATGCACCGGACAGCCGAATACGGAATCGCCGCGCACTGGCGGTTCAAGGAAGACGCGCGCAATGCCGACGAGCTCGATCGCGCACTTCACTGGTTTCGACAGGTGCTCGAGTTGCAGCTCGACGCCAAGACTCCCGACGAGTTCCTCGAATTTCTGAAGCTCGATCTCTACCAGGATGAGATCTTCGTTTTCACGCCCACCGGTGATGTGATTCAGCTTCCGAAGGGTGCGACGCCCATCGATTTTGCGTTCGCCGTTCACACCGAAGTCGGCTTGCACGCCTGCGGGGCGAGGATCAACGGCAAGCAGGCCACGCTTGCCCGCGAGCTGAAAAATTCGGATACCGTCGAGATAGCTACATCGCCCACCGCGCGGCCCAGCCGCGACTGGCTTTCGCATGTTCGGACTGGCCGCGCGAGGCACAAGATCAGGCAGCGGCTGCGGATCGACGAGCAGACAACGTCGTCGAAGCTCGGCCGGGAGATGCTGTACCGCGAAATCAAACGCCGGCGGCTCGCCAAGCCGGACGATGCACAGCTACGGCTGGCAGCCGAGGCCATGGGCCTGAATGATGTCAATCACCTCATCGCGTCGATTGGACAGGGCGACGTGGGAGTGACCCAGGTGCTCAGGCACCTTTATCCCGAAACTGAAGTCAACGTGCCGCCCGTCAAGCCCGGCCCGCTGGACTGGCTGGTGGACAAGGTTCGCGGAAACCCAAAGGGCGTGCGCATTCAGGGCGTGGATGGGCTGATGGTCCGCTACGCGCAATGTTGCCAGCCGGTACCTGGAGACCCGGTTGTGGGCTACGTAACCCGGGGGCGTGGAGTGAGCATACACCGAGGTGACTGCCCGAACCTGCTGATGCTCGACCTGGAACCCGAGCGGCGGCTCGAGATCGACTGGAAGGAGCTCGAGGGCGAGCGTTTCATGGTGCGCCTTGCACTCGATGCCACAGACCGGCGGGGCCTGTACGCCGATCTTGCAGCCGCGGTATCGGCAACCGATACCGATATCCGGAGTTTTGAGATGCAGAGCGCCGATGGGCATGTCACTGGCGCGGTGTCGGTGGAAGTCGAGAATCTTGCCCATCTTCAGCGAATTCTGAAAGCGGCGCGACGCGTGAAGGGAGTAACGGAGGTGACGCGAAAGGAGCGGATGGCCAGCGACAGCTGAACGGATGGCAAAACCGAACAAAAACCGCAAAGTGGTTATATTTAGAAGTGCCGTCCAAAGCCGAGTTCGACCTTCAGGCCCCGTTCAAGCCGGCGGGGGATCAACCTCATGCGATTGCCGAGCTGACGCACGGGCTCGAGCGGGGCGACCGGTTCCAGACACTGCTCGGCGTGACCGGATCCGGCAAGACGATGACAATCGCCAACGTCATCCGGAATTTTGGGCGGCCGACGCTGGTTCTGTCGCACAACAAGACGCTCGCCGCGCAGCTCTACGGAGAAATCAAGAGCTTTTTCCCGAACG of Gemmatimonadaceae bacterium contains these proteins:
- a CDS encoding nucleotide sugar dehydrogenase produces the protein PTPLAKTRDPDMTYVIAAADAIARNCHPGLLIVLESTTYPGTTRELMQPRLEAAGLTVGEDVFLAFSPERVDPGNPIWNTKNTPKVVGGITPACTELASALYASCLESIVPVSSTETAELVKLLENTFRSVNIGLVNEMQIVCDKLGVNVWEVIDAAATKPFGFMKFTPGPGIGGHCIPLDPHYLAWKMRTLNYKTRFIDLASEINSEMPALVVERVAHSLNQRRKPVNGSRILVLGVAYKKNIDDMRESPALDVIRLLEEQGATVVYHDPHVQSFREDGHERVSVELTDSALSDADIVVIITDHSAVNYQRVVNISKALVDTRNATAGLKRAQGGNPSTPAIADLAIA
- a CDS encoding UDP-glucose/GDP-mannose dehydrogenase family protein, with product MNISVIGTGYVGLVVGACLAETGNDVICADVMASKIDNLKMNILPIYEPGLEDLVARNQQDGRLTFTTDIAAAVASASVLFIAVGTPPDEDGSADLQHVLAVARLIGRHMTRELVVVTKSTVPVGTAGKVAAEIVREAKFAFHMCSNPEFLKEGAAVDDFMKPDRVVLGVDSDKARDVMGEIYAPFVRTGKPVIFMDIASAEMTKYAANGMLATRISFMNEVANLCEMVGANVDMVRRGIGSDSRIGSSFLFPGPGYGGSCFPKDVKALIRTAGEIDLNLLVLAAVEKVNERQKLLLAEKLRGALDGELEGSHIAVWGLAFKPQTDDMRDAPSLTLIEELLRAGATVCAHDPAAMNEARHKLGDTIALAETNYEALEGADALVVVTDWNEYRHPDFERVKAALSQPIIVDGRNLYDPEKMRELGFGYYSIGRTSVEHTPAERVREIA
- the bamD gene encoding outer membrane protein assembly factor BamD; its protein translation is MNLRRHLLVAILILGACKPAFNAGRFGSTDDLYRAALVEYNARRWENAVTAFERLTTELPPRDPRLPAALFYLGTSQQKRGDHLLAAKTYSRVFEIAPTDTLADDALLASGLAYQRLWRKPVLDAEYGDFALTQYQQLRGSFPNSVLLPQATEQIAKVDEWYAAKDYETGYHYLRRKAYDSAIIYFKDVIRLRPSAPSAKNAYLRLHEAYSAINYKDDARDLCDAMRKAYPADREVRAACGAVPAVVTAPPQ
- the nadD gene encoding nicotinate-nucleotide adenylyltransferase: MRLGVLGGTFDPPHAGHLLAAVDSFEALKLERLLIVPAATQPLKAGLAAGASPAQRLAMTRLAFGGDTRFEVLSMEIDRGGLSYTADTLESVSAANPDSELVLVAGTDALATFDLWDRPERILELARIAGVQRDVAGGAAISGHLLRARGGVLSVTARRVDVSSSEIRRRLQKGQSAKGFVAESVERYIAAVKLYRSERGIAPRCAVLSGD
- the secA gene encoding preprotein translocase subunit SecA, translating into MLKGMLAGVFGTRHERERKRVQPIVDEINAHYERLHGVSEDELKAQTDKFRARFSEATGELDARIAELKEEKRSTADAAGRERVDVELGGTDGRGGAEGELREATAEVLDEILPEAFATVREACRRLVDSTVRVTGQDQQWNMIPYDVQLMGGVQLHMGRIAEMATGEGKTLVATLPLYLNALPGKGSHLITVNSYLARRDSEWMGHVYRYLGLTVGCIDDTEPGTPERRAAYECDITYGTNNEFGFDYLRDNMVVSNEQRVQRGHVYAIVDEVDSVLIDEARTPLIISGPVGNESDAEYALHNAAVSRLVKRQSDLANVLVADGQRAFESGDTATAALKLYQSQLGAPKNKRLLKMLQETGVKQLVQKMELDHLADRKLPPAKQQFRETEDELLYVLDEKGHTVHLTDRGVDFMSPSDHDAFVMPDISQEVHRIDRDDAMTPEEKLAARNEINREYALKSETLNIVHQLLRAHALYEIDVNYVVQEGQVLIVDEFTGRTMPGRRWSEGLHQAVEAKEGVQVKGETQTLATITIQNYFRLFSKLGGMTGTAETEETEFHEIYGLGVSVVPTNRDVIRDDRQDLVYKTRREKYNAMLEETERLHKLGYPVLVGTVSVDVSETLSRMFKRAGIPHNVLNAKYHQREAEIVAGAGQPGAVTIATNMAGRGTDIKLGAGVTVSKPSVVKDAENQPVETNECGGLHIIGSERHESRRIDRQLRGRAGRQGDPGSSQFFLSLEDDLMRLFGSDRIAKLMDRMGAEEGEMLTHSLITRSIEQAQKRVELQNFQSRKRLLDYDDVMNQQREVIYSLRSFALDGGEELKGEAEKMIEKGVTRRIENSLAAFDSAEEWDYGLVRQDLLMHYLLSVPSFEEDVDHPGSLAEAQRDAVEAAKRAFDDKLTGLGEFSGQLLALVMLNVLDEKWKDHLYDLDQLRNAIHYRSWGQKDPLIEYKHEAYTMFVDLMNDIFHTFTERFLRAQISFEPPSFDDGIDSGPSNGSPTGGPPRGPTKRYNAMGVLVDIEPEEPNGNGEDSVVDIGPSEPPNRKPAVRPEPVVTGAGRVRSLDPTQNSAPQGDWSTVGRNDPCPCGSGKKFKKCHGTLA
- the radC gene encoding DNA repair protein RadC; this translates as MASSIRELPSSERPRERLKSHGARALSSAELLAILLGTGSEGHSATGIGHQILTSSRGSLRRLSSQPVASLTALAGIGNARAVAIHAALELGRRMAAEEREEGIPVRGPRDVHEIFGQKLQDLPVEEFHVAILDSQHRLERDITVTRGLLNSSLVHPREVFREAIAENAAAIILVHNHPSGDPTPSADDRITTDQLVQAGRVLDIPVQDHIIIGRGRYLSFAEAGLL
- a CDS encoding bifunctional (p)ppGpp synthetase/guanosine-3',5'-bis(diphosphate) 3'-pyrophosphohydrolase translates to MTAIEPHTVIPGWTSNGGSIPDRLDQELLVRAYRFSERAHIGQKRLSGENYVSHCVQVAKILADLHLDSVTVASGLIHDVVEDTSVTVREVEAEFGAEIAQIVDGLTKIGHLPLNSSQERQVENYRKLLLSIAKDARVILIKLADRLHNMRTLEFLPAEKRRRIAQETRDLYAPLAHRFGMARMRWELEDLAFKHLEQPEYKSLAKLVTQRRGEREETISQVTEPLLALLSSGGIANVEVTGRPKHLWSIYKKMTKWDKPYEEIYDLMAIRVLVDTVPDCYHALGVIHERYTPLQERIKDYVGQPKSNGYQSLHTTIFGPGKQLFEIQIRTREMHRTAEYGIAAHWRFKEDARNADELDRALHWFRQVLELQLDAKTPDEFLEFLKLDLYQDEIFVFTPTGDVIQLPKGATPIDFAFAVHTEVGLHACGARINGKQATLARELKNSDTVEIATSPTARPSRDWLSHVRTGRARHKIRQRLRIDEQTTSSKLGREMLYREIKRRRLAKPDDAQLRLAAEAMGLNDVNHLIASIGQGDVGVTQVLRHLYPETEVNVPPVKPGPLDWLVDKVRGNPKGVRIQGVDGLMVRYAQCCQPVPGDPVVGYVTRGRGVSIHRGDCPNLLMLDLEPERRLEIDWKELEGERFMVRLALDATDRRGLYADLAAAVSATDTDIRSFEMQSADGHVTGAVSVEVENLAHLQRILKAARRVKGVTEVTRKERMASDS